Part of the Diabrotica virgifera virgifera chromosome 6, PGI_DIABVI_V3a genome, AGTATCATACACTGTGTCACAAAATTAAGATTTTATTTATTGGGTAATGATTTTACCATCGAAACAGATCATCAAGCATTAACAtctatattaaaaaacaaatatggaaACAGTCGAGTCCACCGTTGGAGCCTACTAAGTGAATATAGTTTTGAAATCAAATACATTTCAGGAAAATCAAACATAGTGGCAGATGCTTTGTCAAGGTTAGAAAATATACCACAAAATGGACAAAGAACACTAAAAGTTGGAATAAATCAATTAGTAGAAAGCACAGGGTTATACTCTAAAGAACAGATAATGAGAGATCAAATCAATCTTGAGGAAAAGGAAAAGCAACTTAGTAAAGATGGGGTGTATTATAAAATAATCAATGGAATAGAAGTATATGTAATCAGTAGAAGTTTGACCAAGGAAATAATGAAAGATTTACATAACAATTACATGCATATAGGATCAAGAAAGCTTTGGATGCTCTTTAGGGATAATTATTTTACAAAGAATGATCTGAGCATAGCAAAAGAAATCACTACACAGTGTCATGTatgtcaattaaataaagaaaagaatttcaaaaataaaaacacatataaGTCTAATGTTTCATATGAAAAACTAAACACAGTTTCCATggattttatttcaaatttaattccCAGTCCAACAGGAAAAAAGCATATACTAGTGATAGTTGATTTATATACAAAATTTGTTAAGCTATATCCATGCTCAAGAACAAATGTTAAAACATTAAAGATATATATTAATCAATTTTCTGAAGAAATAGGACCATTTAGAAATTGTATCATTGATAACGCTACCTATTTTAACAACCAAAATCTTCGAACATTTTGTGAGAAAAAGGGTATCAAGATGCATTTTACAAGTATAAGGCATCCAGAGGCAAACCCAGCAGAAAGATATATTAAagaagtaattaaatatttaaggaTTGTATGTTATGAAAATCATCTAACTTGGGAGCAGCATGTACATGAAgtagaatattttttaaataatacccATAATTTAAATACAGAAGAAATACCAGAATATTTAATGTTTGGACATATAGGAAACAGAAAATGGATTAGTGAATATAATAAAGATAAGTATGAAGCAGTGTTACAAAAAGTAAATCAAAGAATCATGAGGAAAGCTGAAAAATATGTGAGAAAACATAATCGAAAAATAAAGAAACCAATAACATTTCAAAGAGGAGAACAAGTACTAGTCAGAAATCTCAGAAGAGGAAATTTGAGAGAAAATCTATGTAAAAAATTTCAACCCTTATTTGAAGGCCCTTATATCATAACAAATCAGAATGCAATAAATAGTTATGTGTTGATGGATGCAGATAATAAAATTAGAGGCATATTCCACATTAatgatattttcaaatattatcATGATGAGACTGAATAACTTTCAAAAGTATGTAATACTTACTATAAATCACATTGTTTGCCAGAGATTTTCTGTATAAAATTTGTAATTCCAACTGCTAAGAACGACACAGTCTAGCGTTTAAAAAAAACACAGAATGGTATAGGTTttaaaatatcacatatttgcattgatataaatataaaaatacagtAGTTAGAAGCATTAGAAGATGTAAATAcatcaatgaactgtcaatacggatggaataggcacaaagacaactaatgcagccacgatacaagagagaggtcctagagagagacagacaaggtgctggaaacattgacaggccgtgtaatttgagttgcctatatcaacttaaatcggggaaatataaaagtctaaatataaaagtaacataaaaacataatcaaggacttcttcactttgtataaaacagtcactaatttagtatttaaatagttttaaaattatttaactcccaaatactttaggaaagtaggtatttgttttgataaatacaaataacaattctgaaaagtatctaaacaccaagtatggcactgtgtactctatttatcccctaaatacaaaaaagtggttaaattttgaaatatgtactgccaatcagcattaggccttagccaagttaaaatattcaacgaactgtaaatactgattcaatcgggtccatttatataggcaactcaaattacacggcttGTCAAATTCTCCaacaccttgtctgtctctctctaggacgtctctcttgtatgttggtgtcaatcttgcttcactatttgaatgggacatggccattccatccgtattgacagttcattgaaaTACATACAAAATGTAAATGTAAACACTAAACACAAAATGGCATCTGAATTGACATTGACAATTTTGACATAGATAAATTTAAGGTATGTTCAGTATGTTCCATGAGTGACAGTTAGTAGTCAGGTTATTTGTGTTACGTCATGAggcatttttttacataaaagagTATTAGATGAATGGGATGAATGTATTAGTTTGTTTATgaatttttttgagttattttattaGATTAATATTAGATTTAAGAATTTGCATAGAATAAAGGAAAAttaatgtttgaaaaaattttaattacattcaattttttttaacattattttgggGTAATTGTAACGATATGACTATGTCCTAAAACAGAGTATGTCGAAGATCAGAGAACGTAGTATCCGATTAAAGTGTTTAGAAACCAAAATGGACTGAAATGGCGATTATAGATgtaatttatagaaaatataccatagaatagtataaaaattattaaagatcaTATCATTTATATGAGGACATTCAAAATTAGCATAAGAAATTTATTAAAACCTTATGTAGGgacttatatttgttttttttttataattgagATAATGTAAATAGATAAATGGACATTTCAAACAATAATTATaggttaaaataataatatttaacatttaagATGTTAATTTTATACAGAAGTAATAATTCTGATCTGAAATGccttaaaatcaattaaaataaataataaaacaaaaataactcTATAGGATGGTGGATGACATACTAATTTGACATAGTATGTTAAAAAAAGAAGGAATTGAAGTTTTCTATTTGTcataatgttttttgtttttcgtttggaATGTTCTGGaaaaaaaattggataaaaaGGGGTGTCACAATGACAAAAGGAGGCAGTCAAGAAATTAGAAATGAAGCTATAAATTTGATAGAGAAAAAGATttgaaaattaacagaaaatataataatttagcaTAAACATGATAAATTTGGTATAATCGAAAagaaattagataaatatttgaaGAAAACTTACTTATAATTTGGTAAAGTATcctttaatatataaaaatactatgTATCCTGAATTTGAACCAGCATAGTGTGGATAATTTATTAGAAatataaagaagaatttgtgaagtatccataattgtaaatattaataatttttgaaacaatatattaataatagtaTCCTGTTTCCTGATCCTGGAGTTGAAAGTTGAATTAAAATTGAgaagaaagaaaagaaatattttatttgacagtTTTGACACTGACAATTGACGTGGTCTTACATCCATTAATTTTTCAGCCATCCAACaattcaaattttataaaatattaataagaaGGCATTCAGTGATAGTAATTATAAGGTACTggaatttgttttatttaattgtaggAAGTTTTTCAAGTTAAAGTTATTGTTTTTCAAATTTagatttctatatttttttttgttatcacatttaaacattcaattttatgttcaatttagattataataaaaacatttaaaaaactatttaacaaaCTAATTCTTTCAGAACCGCGACAAAAACCCTATTTCACAATAATATCCattataaatatcaaaaataatatatcattacaatatatatatatatatatatatatatatataatgggGTTGAAGTTTATTGGGTATCCAGCTGAATAAAATTCAACCCCATTTTCATCTAAAAAAGTCAGCTGTTATTTaaaggatttatatatatatatatatatatatatatatatatatatatatatatatatatatatatttccgcggtcaggtaaatgaaaattactaagttctcgggaagaaccgcgttgggaatttataactcgacgtttcggcatcctttttggagccattatcaagaggggtatggttccgttcgagttcggggtctcaatctgcctactcccctcactcgtgacgtacgagtagtgtcttgttctctaggagaacggtcaagcggcactgaggtgtcaatctgcctactcctcagtgtcgagtgacgacctgtcttcgcctgtgtagctccttttaaggccgcgtcccaccatcaaataatttgatcaaactggtttgagcaaactgaaagtgacagttagtgacgtcacatcctgagtcaCTTTGTGACTCAGGACGTACTTTGATGTATTTCTTTGatgtacttccggagtttgctcaaactgtttgatcaaattatttgatggtgagacgcggcctttatacTCTCCATCAGTGCGCGCGGGAGAGGCCCGAGTGGGATCGACTGgcgtggggattcgccgaagcagcggtcgccatgttgccggcagtcttttggcgtcatcgcgtgtgtttaggctgtcagggcgtttttcaatttcgatggcttcacggatgattctcgattttaaggagcggacaggggcgatggtttttgctttctcgaaatctatttggtgacctgtctgaatatgatgttgggcaagggctgaagtagtgtcggaatgttttacagatatggaatgttcgtagatacgCACTCAGAAATTGGCAAAACATCCAGAGAAAACCAGGAATGAATAATACgatgagatttttgaaatattatttattaaaaatagaatTACGTAACAGAAAAACCTTTTGTCAATattgcaataattaaaatgtaaaacaaaatataaataaaagtttcaatcggacgttgaattttttttacatttcaaatCAATAATATCCCTCACAAGCTGCCTGTTGTTTGCTTCTAACTGATTAATTGTGGTTTTATAAATTTCTTCATTTCTTTTGTACTTTCCAATAAAGTTCAACATTACTTCATCTTTTGAATGCGGCTTTACGTCTGTATTAGattctattaattttttattttcttctgaaAGTTTTTTAAATTGTCTTATGAAGTCGTTATTTTGTTCCTTTTGATACCTTTTAATTTTGTCCATTTCATTCTTTGCATTTGCTTCTTTCTTTTTATATTCTAATAATTTGTCTTCCAAAACATCAATGCGATTTTTTAATTccgcatttttattttcataagcgTTTACTTTAGACTGGCAGCATTCTATGACTTTATATAAGTGATTGTTTTGAATATTATTTCTTTGGCTGGCGATATTGGTATCTTTCATTTGTGCTGAAAAAGAAAACATACATTAGATTCAACAAGAATTTAACACACTCATATAAACACAAATTCACATAACACATTCAACAAACCGGCACATTTATGTTTCATATACGTTAAGAAAGCATTCGGCAGGTTCAAATGAAAGGACATTATCCACTTATCCACAAGGGAGACATCTCTAGGGATGAtcaaaacgatcgaaaatatctaccagaacacaCAAAAAGTAAAAATAGAAGAACTAACTGATCCACTGGAAACTGGCAATGCCAACTCCCTGAGTCCTCTAGTGGtcctaaataataataaacataagAACTAAAAAATGATACCAAATGGGGAAAAAACAACTTAAACTAATCTGCTACCAaattgcgatttacaagttttaTATTTATCATAATTGGGAGAAATTATTCCACAGTAACTTTACCGAATATTATTTTGgataataaatacaaaaataaagtaaattaatgtaatgaatgtttaaaaatataaagtttgAACTCAAACCTAGGAGATggtttgatattaatgtttactTCATGATTTATCAAAGAAATGAATAATCTGTATAGTCCagaaaccgaagcttttcacctcgcaatttttacagaatggatcgatttgcttgaaaatttgagaataaatagtggatagtccaaggcatgatactataaataacgaaATAGTATTTTCCCGTAGCGCAAATACATCAGAGTTCGCGcatgatgacgtaactggagacctgaatttgaattcttgttaaagttaaatggtatttgtatgcattctgtgatgaaattatatatatatatatatatatatatatatatatatatataatcgatAACCCTTCTACCCTAAGGTGTTGGGCATAAAGTCTAAAATAAAGTCTGTTTTTATGCTTCGTACACAAACTTCCTCCAATCCTTCTTATTTCTTGCCATTTTCTTCGCTTGTTCTTTAGTGACTCCTCTTTTGTCTAGGATGGTAGCGATTTCATCGTCCCAGGTCTTCATGGGCCTGCCCCTCGGTCTTTTCAGGTTTCTTCTCGCTTCCCAAACTTGTTTTACTGGCCTTCCTTTATCCATCCTAACCACGTGGCCGTACCATCTTAACTGGGCTGCTTCGATTTTCTTCTCTATTGGTTGGACTTTAAGGCGTTCTCTTATTTCCTCATTCCGTATCCTGTCCATCCTGGTCACACCTAGTACTCTTCTTAAATACTTCATTTCCATGCTTTGCAGTTTCTTCTTTAGTCTGGTGGTGAGCGTCCAGCTTTCACATCCAAATGTTAGGATAGGTACGAAAACTGTGTTGTAGATTGTTATCTTGGCTTTTTGGGATACTTCTTTTTTCGATAGAAATGTGCTCTTAATTGCATGGTATATTAGCGCTTGCTATTCTGTTGTTTATCTCAGTATCGTGTGCACCCCTACTCTCTATTTGaactcccaggtatttgaaagtttcaACTTGTTCTAGGGTGTCgttattgattttaatttttgtacgtTTATCTGTTTTCCCACATATCATGACCTTAGTTTTACTTTCGTTAATCCTCAGATTACGTTTTTCAAGTTTATCCCTCCATATTTGGACGTTTCTCTGTAGTGCGGCCTCATCTCTTCCAAACACAAcgagatcatctgcaaatgcacATTCTGCTATCTGTATCATTTCGAGATTTCTATGTCCAACATATATTTTCGATGTTTCTTCTCTGGTTTCCTTCATTACATCATCTAGAACAATATTGAACAAGACGGGGCCTAGTACACCTCCTTGTCTTAAGCCATCATTAACTATAAACTCGTCCGATTCCATATTATCTGTTCTTACTCTATTTCTTGTGTTTTTGTATAGGCTCATAATAGCTTTTCTGAGTTTAGTGTCTACTTCCCTGTTCATTAGGCTTTTGTCGATTTCTATCCTTGGTgttctgtcaaatgctttttctagATCTATAAAAGCTTGGTGTAGTTCTGTGCTTGTATTTCGCGTATTTTGTATTAGCTGCTTGAGTGTGAAAATATGGTCATGAATGCTTCTTCCCTTCCTGAATCCGCTTTGTGACTGTTCCAGTTTGTGGTCCACTTCTTGTAATAATTTTTTCTCTAGTACTCGTTCGTAGACTTTGGAAGGAATACTCAGGAGggttatacctctataattactGCAGTCTCgtctgtctccttttttgaaaatgggtaAAATAATCCCCACTTCCCAGTCTTTTGGGACCTTACTCTCATTCCATGCTTTATTGTAAACTTTTCTGAGCATTTCATTTCCATTTTCTCCCATATTTTTTAGCATTTCCGCGGATATCTTATCATAGCCAGCTGCCTTTCCTCTTTTAAGCTtacatattatttcttttatttcatcTGTTGTTATTTCGGTTTGATTTTGGTTTTCAAGTGCATTTTCTTCGGTGTTATCTGATTTATTATTGGAGTCTTCTTGGGTCAAGAGGTTTTCAaaatattctctccatctgttTATGATTCTTTCGTTCTCGCAGAGAATGTGgccattttcatttttaatttgttttggtgTTTGTTGTACCTTCTCTGCTCTTAGACTTCTCAgggttttgtaaaataatttttgattagTGTGGTAGTCTTTCTCCATTTTATTGCCAAAGTCCTCCCAGCTCTTCTTTTTCGCTTCCATAACCATGTCTTTTACTTTTCCCCTCTgctgtttatatttttgacagcTTTCTGGGCTCTGCTTCCCTAGGTATTTCTTCCACGCTAACTTTTTTAATTTGACCTCTTCTTTTATTTCATTACTCCACCAATTTGTGCacttcttgtttttattaattatagtCATTCCGCAGACTTGCTTGCCTCCATCTAGGAGTGCTTCTTTAAGTTTTTGCCAAGTTTCTTCTAAGTCATAGTTCTGGTTTAAATGATTTTGAAGACTATTGTTTACATAGTTTTTGTATTTCTGTGCTATTTTCTTATCTGTTAGCTTATATGACTTAATAGCTGCGTTTGTGAGATTTTTTGGGGTTTTGTCTCTTTTTTTCAGTTTCCTTTGAGTTAGTTTTTGTTCGTTTCCTATACTTGTTCGGGACACTACCAAGTAATGGTCGCTATATATTTCTGCTCCCCTTCGCACTCTGACATCTTTAATATATTGTCTTAGAGATCTGTTCACCAATACATAATCAATATTAGATCTTTCTCCTCTGCTTTTAACTTCTCTGGTGAATTTATGCACATCTTTATGCTgaaaaaacgaaattattcaatcagcaaaataatattaaacttcaatgtattcgaaaataattttttctacgagcgtgcaaaaatgtctactttcgcgcacgcattttagtttagaaaccgcacgcggtttttacttttccgcacgcgtgttaatttagatatgttaatatggccttaaggtaattataatacatgcaataaactaatatttagatattatctactaatttatttcaaatatatcttattgtgttcctgttttatagtatattgtgcaacaagtgcagaaaggtactaatttctcacgagtttgaaaagttgcggtacgagcgcaagcgagtgccgcaattcaaacgagtgagaaattacatttctgcacgtgtttcacactatactttttctacaagcacagtttttcctaaaaataaaaatcacaatttccaaacgacgattaattataatagttgtggtacctatgtgataaattttaaactgtatttaattaatacctactaatcaatttaaattccttatacccaaataaattgcacagaaatcagttaaaaaattaatgcactgccttaatttgtttaaatttaaacaattattacacattattgacattatatttatgcagtcacggatttacacaaaacctacttcattcgacgtctcttgcacaggttgctaaatccttattggttatttgataattataaaatgtttaataagaataaaattgtaaaataaaacagttgtaacatccataatttagtttctatgctatagttaaatataataattgtcttataggttatatatttgtctaaagtttaaccacggatgtaaacagaatataacgttactcagaatgaggtagtccacggatgtaaaccgaatataacgttactcagaatgaggtagtcaactgtgcagaaaagaactttgcggcacagaaacgtcactttgcggcacagaaacgtcacttttctgcacactaatgtcaaatatcttatactgtgagaacatatcaagtttgctaacataaaaccgtgcagaaaagtgcactttgaatagtggttgtagaaaaatgaaattaacgcgacaattcgatgaaataaaattattttgacataatattcgaaagtcaaatcggtagacaataacagttgttttgaatcatcgtcatggaaaccaagatcgtcgtcatgctaactaattatattgaaagtttggttttgacaaccttgtcaaagaattaatttgtgtatgtattttcatattaattaaattaattgattaagatttggtaattttttaaagactcttagaaaaaatattgttcctaactcttgcagaaagtctcttttccgcacgcgactgcagtttgccgaactcccgcttcgcgtcgttcggcaaactgcagtcgcgtgcggaaaagtatgactttctgcacttgttaggaaaataactatagtGTCGAGATTCCTGTCAAAATAACtagagataaaatataaaatcacaaccgcgaacaattcaaactaatcggacaCTACGAACGATTACGAACTTGCAGGACAGattatatgatgccgaaaggagCTTACCAAGGGGtgtttgccaccccatctcgggggtggaaattttttattatattttgactgcaaaagtaaaaacattaattctaaacaaagatgttctatacgtttttttaccaaaatgaatagttttcgatttattcgctatcgaaagtgttagttttatatcgaaaaaatcaatgttttaatcagttttctgctaataacttaaaaagttttcgTTTTCTCAAAAGCaactttaattttctttaagtccaatagtaatcgagctatagtTTATTATacgttagctcttcttcgtcaaatgctaaatattgtagtttcaaagtcaaaagacaggaaaatgatgcacttttcgaggataacttatcGAAACTTaattaaaagtatttaaaaagatATAtctctataaataaaaaaaaaatatctccagctcaaaaattaagtgacgtataatgaaaaaaatgtcagaccctatttttttcagcgaaaaagtgatcggaaacaaccccctaattaccaccctaattaaaattaatcattcaccttattcggtcttctttatttatgtattattaatagattctagaagtttaaccaacttaaaatgattagttttaaaaaaatggagttaagcgaataacaaatttttgtagtttggtaaaaaatgactttttcttcagaatagaaagattattaccagagatatgaaaaaatgtttacatatgaaattatagcttatttaattcccaggATTTTGGTTTGCGAAAATTTTTTCTCCGGCAAAATTgggtgagctattgacaattaaaacttgtactaacatgcaaaaaccacctttaccaaccctttcaaagtcgcctctttttgcgactgaggattttagaaggatttaatattaatagccttatagatcttataaaaacctacaaaaaactttttaacgaaactttctaagataaaaaataaagaagttatgGTTAAAAACCAATACATTAAAAAACCatggagaaatccaattggaagcataataatataagttagcggtgattttagtcattggcctgatttagttttctttatttgtgtattattaatagactctagaagtttgactgatTTAGAATTattggtttttaaaaaactggaggtagaagcgaataacgaatttttgtaatttggtaaaaaatgccattgtcttcagaatagaaagattagcatcagaaatacgaaaaaatgttgagATACAAAGTTGTAggctatttaattcccaagaacttagtttgcaaaaattttttctacaacaaAAATTAAgtaagctattgacaattaaaacttgtactaacatgcaaaaactacctttaccaaccctttcaaagtcgcctctttttgcgactgaggtttttaaaaggatttaatattaatagccttatagatcatgtaaaaacctacaaaattcttttttaccaaactttctaaggcaaaaaataaaaaagttacggttgaaaaaccaatatatttttttcaaaaaaaaaatgggaGAAATCCAGTTAGAAGcacaataatgtaagttagcggtgtttttttgTACGGTGGAGGTACGTTATATAATAGGCATACATTGATTCATACTCGACTTGTGGAACTATATTACTATATAACACATACGAATACATATATGTACATATTTGTGTATGTGTCTATCCGTAAATTTTAGGCGGGACGAATATAAATGAATATAATTATTACATAAATCATCTGAATCAGATATTATCCTCCTTAAgcattttttgggcaattttgaGCAAATGTGAGCAATTAGGGGTAGTTTGCACCCAtaaaaatgaacttttaaagGGTCGAAATAGTCAATAAATATAGTTAGAGTATTAGACAATCATTATGTAATGCGTCTGGACAAATTTCACTCTTTTTAAGCTTTTTTATAGGTTTTAGCAATAAGAGGTAATTTACaccattaaaaaataaatttttaagggttgaaatactcaacaattatattaagaatattaaaccGTTATAACATAAATCATCCGAATCAAATTTTATCTTCCTTTGTCATGTTTGAGCAATTTCGAGCAAATTTGAGCAATTATTGGTAGTTTGCACccttaaaaatgaacttttaaagggtcgtactagttaataaatatAGTTAGAGTAttaaacaatcattatgtaatgCATCTGAACAAAGTTCACCCCTTTTATAGGTTTTagcaataaggggtagttttcacccttaaaaactAAAAAGCGCCCGTCAGCACAATATAGATTTTGAAGCAGAGGGTACGGTGAACTTAATTCCacattttcatgcaaatcgatccattctgtaaaaatagcgaggttttgtcctattttaagcttcattacttggagtAGTAGGTAGTAGACATACGAGAGGTCAGCGCTTAAAATTACACATATAGACGGAGagacagcgctgaaaaatctatttgaatttactaaagctagatttttcacagttcattactgtgagtgtgtagagaaaaatactgcggtcggtcaagcgaaacgtagaacaggggtatcaaagttgctttcctacgaaggtaattatttccatttactaaggctgaaaatcagtacacagatTCTAAAttaaatacactgcgcgtcatagaaaacgggtaccctaaaaaatgggccatttttgatgtcgcgtatctcctaaacctgttgtccgatttaagtgattttttgaatatgttatagccttattctttgtcaatatccctgtaataatatttttgctaaacaggtaaattttcaatgtataccgggtgtacgaatcaaactgtgtttttttctcaaagttcgcaacaccctgtggaatattctagcatttataaaatactgaaattaaaacccaccTATAGccacaggttttcttaacattctgttttttgattcattcgcttatgttggataatacaaaagttatatactttaacaactaggcatgctGTTTATtggtacagggtgtttctaaagaagtacgacaaactttaaggggtaattctgcatgaaaaaataatgaccgtttgctttataaacatatgtcagcaaatgcttcgtttccgacatacaggatgttgaattttttcgtacaaactgacgatttatttattgttttaaagccggttgagatatgcaaatgaaatttggtgggttttaagacgtagttattgcacattttttggcatacaattaaaaattttatcttaaccattggcgtgcatacgggta contains:
- the LOC114331945 gene encoding uncharacterized protein LOC114331945 isoform X1, which translates into the protein MYRVNVGNWKQYLKLQDVYMYDTDDEPEITLENVNEVLAQIENKYSPVKNISANSEIEESLIVLTKELDSIGIPALNLSQTPKNIFKELISSTRSLVQIHRNTLAQMKDTNIASQRNNIQNNHLYKVIECCQSKVNAYENKNAELKNRIDVLEDKLLEYKKKEANAKNEMDKIKRYQKEQNNDFIRQFKKLSEENKKLIESNTDVKPHSKDEVMLNFIGKYKRNEEIYKTTINQLEANNRQLVRDIIDLKCKKNSTSD
- the LOC114331945 gene encoding uncharacterized protein LOC114331945 isoform X2, whose translation is MYDTDDEPEITLENVNEVLAQIENKYSPVKNISANSEIEESLIVLTKELDSIGIPALNLSQTPKNIFKELISSTRSLVQIHRNTLAQMKDTNIASQRNNIQNNHLYKVIECCQSKVNAYENKNAELKNRIDVLEDKLLEYKKKEANAKNEMDKIKRYQKEQNNDFIRQFKKLSEENKKLIESNTDVKPHSKDEVMLNFIGKYKRNEEIYKTTINQLEANNRQLVRDIIDLKCKKNSTSD